The sequence GCGGATGACCGTTATTGTTAGCAGATACGAACAATCAGGCAGAAACACTATTTTGAAGCGCCGTTTTCGAATTGAGCCCTGGCTAATTTTCCTCACTATGCTTCCAGTGACGGGCGTGGTTCCAATCCTCAAGACGTTCGTTATGGACGGTTTTGCAGTGTCGGAATTCTGGACGCATGTCTTCTTTGCCGCGAACATGCTGGCTGCATTTCTGTTTGCTCCGATAGCCGGCAGCATAGCCGATCGTTTCGGGAAACCGCAGGTGTTTCTGGCGATTGCCGCTGCACTGGACGGAGTGTGTTTCCTGCTCATGCCGCACATGCCGGACTTCGCATCACTGATGGCGCTTAGATTCATCGAAGGAGCGTTTCACATCGCGGCTTTGTCCCTGTTGCTTGCAATAGCCGGAGCGGAGCAGACGAATCGCAGCGCGGCAATGGGTATCGTTGGAGCTGCAATTACATTTGGTGTCGCATTAGGTTCGCCGATTGGCGGATACCTCGGTTCCATTTCACCGCTGTACTCGCTTTCATTGGGCGGCGTGCTGATGCTGATCGTGGCAGTCGCGTCGCTGGTGCTGTATGTGCCAAAGACCGGGCTATCGAGGCGGCAGCCGCTGGGTGAAATCCTCAAGCTTCTTGTCAGGGCACCGCGTCTGCGACTTCCCTATCTGTTCGCCTTTCTGGACCGTTTCACTGTCGGCTTTTTTGTCGCGTCGTTTCCCATTCTGGCCGCGACTGCCTATGATTTTTCGCCGGGTCAAATTGGCGGTCACATTGCAGCATTCATGCTGACGATGGGGCTGCTCTGTCCGTTTGTCGTCAAACTCTCCAAGAAGATGTCGCAGACGCAAATGCTGTTATGGGGCTCATTGGTGTACGGGATTTTCTTCGCAACCTCGGGCTTCGTCAGTCCGCCGACGCTGATGGTGTGGATGTTTGTGCTCGGTGCAGCATCGGCAGTCATGTTCATCCCTACTTTGCAGCTCTCGGCTGACCATGCTCCGGATGGGCACGTTGGAACGTCCATGGGCGGTTTTACGTC is a genomic window of bacterium containing:
- a CDS encoding MFS transporter, translated to MLPVTGVVPILKTFVMDGFAVSEFWTHVFFAANMLAAFLFAPIAGSIADRFGKPQVFLAIAAALDGVCFLLMPHMPDFASLMALRFIEGAFHIAALSLLLAIAGAEQTNRSAAMGIVGAAITFGVALGSPIGGYLGSISPLYSLSLGGVLMLIVAVASLVLYVPKTGLSRRQPLGEILKLLVRAPRLRLPYLFAFLDRFTVGFFVASFPILAATAYDFSPGQIGGHIAAFMLTMGLLCPFVVKLSKKMSQTQMLLWGSLVYGIFFATSGFVSPPTLMVWMFVLGAASAVMFIPTLQLSADHAPDGHVGTSMGGFTSAGALGFLTGPLVSGALFSLLSHWFSSTLSYGLVLLFAGTLESVLAAYLLVRGYATEKTASF